A window from Lactiplantibacillus pentosus encodes these proteins:
- a CDS encoding Xaa-Pro dipeptidyl-peptidase, protein MKNNQFAIVPTDSEAAITELQKIHFITPEMTALTTVPAVYQALLAKSLPEVHTASGLKHKFNNIMATSQQTLTEWLADATIVNNQVFYNVGLQLLGFLPGQDFDLADPLLAMRDIHLPMVGDTAFDRESLYYAWYLLLNTRGNHGQTLIESLTTRGYFVPFYQLPNEQKPLFFNGKAQAVFDTNTLIREVVYVEAPLDTDHDGQRDLLKVEILRPAETATGLKVPVLYTASPYNQGINDHAGEAQMHNVDVPLTAKEPDDNTYADVEYQPEQTSLPAPRTPESTTTTAEETFSREKSYTLNDYFLARGFAVVYAAGIGSIDSDGLAPTGDVDETTSTVAIIEWLTGKRQAFTNRDGDVAITAWWCNGNVAMTGRSYLGTLATAAATTGVEGLKTIISEAAISSWYDYYRDNGLVVAPDTFQGEDTDVLAAEVFSRSLKAGDAHQIQAKFDQKLAELTRDQDRATGSYNRFWDERNYLKNVGNIKADIVMVHGLNDWNVKPRNVANLWDKLQQVPVTKKLILHQGQHIYINNLQSLDFTDMMNLWLSHKLYDLDNHADALLPNVLVQDNTAAQTWHGYDNWWQDTTDALDFKVQYKELVPADHTVDQRAAHFTDKLPDKLFDHYKHHLDAWQRDLLQEDKLNPLYDHRLLFKSWQAEDDQLLVGVPHIEGSVAVNQNFGMLSFMLIDFGAARRLTVSPQVLEAKALDLGYHWREDDLKDFKLAGETPFKMITKGHLNLQNRHQPWHAEAIQPNVFYDFAVDLQPLFHHLLKGHQLGLVIYATDMKMTIRGNQDLQYSLNLNDIRLHVPLKKSH, encoded by the coding sequence ATGAAAAATAATCAATTTGCAATTGTGCCCACCGATTCGGAAGCAGCAATTACCGAACTCCAAAAAATACACTTTATTACGCCTGAAATGACGGCGCTCACAACTGTGCCTGCCGTTTATCAAGCCTTGTTGGCGAAGAGCTTACCAGAAGTTCACACGGCTAGTGGCCTCAAACATAAATTCAACAATATCATGGCCACCAGTCAGCAGACCCTGACAGAATGGTTAGCTGACGCGACCATCGTCAATAATCAAGTTTTTTATAACGTCGGCCTGCAATTGCTCGGTTTTTTGCCGGGCCAAGACTTTGACTTAGCTGACCCATTGCTGGCAATGCGTGACATTCATTTACCAATGGTTGGTGACACTGCTTTTGACCGTGAATCACTTTATTACGCCTGGTATTTATTACTCAATACACGTGGCAACCATGGCCAAACATTAATTGAATCCTTAACGACCCGCGGTTATTTTGTCCCGTTCTATCAATTACCGAACGAACAAAAGCCCTTGTTTTTCAATGGTAAAGCCCAAGCCGTCTTTGATACCAATACCTTGATTCGTGAAGTGGTCTACGTTGAAGCACCACTCGATACGGACCACGACGGCCAGCGTGATTTACTCAAAGTCGAGATCTTACGCCCGGCCGAAACCGCCACTGGTCTAAAAGTGCCGGTACTTTACACGGCTAGTCCTTACAACCAAGGGATCAACGACCACGCTGGCGAAGCTCAAATGCACAACGTCGACGTGCCGTTAACCGCTAAGGAACCGGATGACAATACGTATGCCGACGTTGAATACCAACCTGAACAAACATCACTACCCGCACCACGGACGCCTGAAAGTACGACCACGACCGCTGAAGAGACCTTTAGTCGTGAGAAGTCCTACACCCTCAACGACTACTTCTTAGCCCGCGGGTTTGCCGTCGTGTATGCGGCTGGAATCGGATCAATTGATTCCGACGGCTTGGCCCCGACTGGTGACGTGGATGAAACCACCTCGACCGTGGCGATTATCGAATGGTTGACTGGCAAACGTCAAGCCTTCACCAATCGCGATGGTGACGTGGCGATTACCGCTTGGTGGTGCAATGGCAACGTCGCGATGACTGGCCGTTCATACCTCGGCACGCTCGCCACTGCGGCTGCCACTACCGGTGTTGAAGGCCTTAAGACGATTATTTCAGAAGCCGCCATTTCCAGCTGGTACGACTACTACCGCGATAACGGGCTCGTCGTTGCCCCCGATACTTTCCAAGGTGAAGATACCGATGTGTTAGCCGCCGAAGTCTTTTCTCGGAGCTTAAAAGCCGGTGACGCGCATCAAATCCAGGCCAAGTTTGACCAAAAACTTGCCGAACTGACTCGTGACCAGGACCGCGCGACTGGAAGCTACAACCGCTTCTGGGACGAACGGAACTATCTCAAAAATGTCGGCAATATCAAAGCAGACATCGTGATGGTCCACGGACTGAACGACTGGAACGTCAAACCGCGTAACGTGGCGAACCTCTGGGATAAACTCCAGCAGGTCCCCGTCACTAAAAAATTAATTCTGCATCAGGGCCAACATATTTATATCAATAATTTACAGTCACTTGATTTCACCGATATGATGAATTTATGGTTGAGTCATAAATTATATGATTTGGATAACCACGCCGATGCACTCCTGCCAAACGTCCTCGTTCAGGACAACACGGCCGCGCAGACTTGGCATGGCTACGATAACTGGTGGCAAGATACGACCGACGCACTTGACTTTAAGGTGCAATATAAGGAGCTGGTGCCGGCTGACCACACCGTCGACCAACGGGCTGCCCACTTTACAGATAAGTTGCCGGACAAGCTCTTTGACCACTACAAACATCATCTGGATGCTTGGCAACGTGACTTGCTGCAAGAAGATAAGTTGAATCCGCTCTATGACCACCGGTTGCTCTTCAAATCTTGGCAAGCCGAGGATGACCAGTTGCTAGTTGGCGTGCCACACATCGAAGGGTCCGTCGCTGTTAATCAAAACTTCGGGATGCTGAGCTTTATGCTGATCGACTTTGGCGCAGCACGGCGCTTGACCGTCAGCCCGCAAGTCTTGGAAGCGAAAGCACTGGACTTAGGCTACCACTGGCGCGAAGACGATTTGAAAGACTTCAAGCTAGCTGGCGAGACGCCTTTCAAGATGATTACGAAGGGTCATCTCAATTTGCAAAACCGCCATCAACCATGGCATGCCGAGGCGATCCAACCCAACGTCTTCTATGATTTCGCGGTCGACCTTCAACCCCTGTTCCACCACCTACTCAAGGGTCACCAACTGGGACTTGTCATTTACGCGACCGACATGAAGATGACGATTCGTGGCAACCAGGATCTCCAGTACTCACTGAATTTAAATGATATTCGTTTACATGTGCCACTTAAGAAAAGCCACTAA
- a CDS encoding OsmC family protein, giving the protein MAEFPILYQTQAVNEDGIQGQAYVPDGLQVSVSSPLKPVAGTNPEQLIGLALSTCLNATLEAIEKEHGQAHQSKVVTTIKMSRDRFGYQFFLDAAVTIPEVDAATANHWIEIAETRCPVAKLVGASANVTIHLAE; this is encoded by the coding sequence ATGGCAGAGTTTCCAATTCTATATCAAACCCAGGCAGTGAACGAAGACGGCATCCAAGGGCAAGCCTATGTGCCAGACGGGTTACAAGTATCAGTTTCAAGTCCACTCAAACCGGTCGCCGGCACTAATCCGGAACAACTGATTGGTTTAGCGTTGAGCACTTGTCTGAATGCGACCTTAGAAGCCATCGAAAAAGAACACGGACAAGCGCACCAGAGTAAAGTCGTGACGACAATCAAAATGTCCCGTGACCGTTTTGGCTACCAATTCTTCTTGGACGCAGCGGTGACGATTCCAGAGGTGGATGCGGCGACCGCCAACCATTGGATCGAAATCGCGGAGACCCGTTGCCCAGTCGCCAAACTAGTGGGGGCATCCGCTAACGTGACCATCCATTTGGCCGAGTAA
- a CDS encoding amino acid permease — protein sequence MGIFQRIFQKEDLERYLQKDSHFERTLSAVDLIALGIGAVIGTGIFILPGTVAATKAGPGIILSFVLAAIVCAVAAMCYAEFASVLPIAGSAYSYGNIVYGEMIGWIIGWALVLEYVLAVATVAVGWAAYFNSFIAGFGLKLPKAITGSFDPAHGTYINVVAILIVCLIAWIIDTGLKTSIRLNNIIVVVKLAIIVLFLLVGSFYVKPSNWTPFAPFGGMGILKGAAVVFFAYLGFDAVSSSAAEVKNAKRNMPIGIIGTLVICTIFYILVSGVLTGMVSYKQLNVDDAVAFALQLVHQNFVAGIISIGALAGMFTMMVTMIYSSSRLLYSIGRDGLLPRFLGKIDKHHAPKNAMLTVTIVISILGGLIPLDQLANLVNIGTLIAFAFVSFGILLLRRNPKLNQIKGFRVPFYPVLPIISGLLCLFMMTQLSAETWLASLAWFVLGLLIYFGYGIRHSRMNKADDEA from the coding sequence ATGGGGATTTTCCAGCGCATCTTCCAAAAAGAAGATTTAGAGCGCTATTTACAAAAAGACAGTCATTTTGAACGCACCCTCTCAGCAGTCGACTTGATTGCGCTGGGTATCGGTGCCGTTATCGGGACTGGTATCTTTATTCTACCCGGGACAGTCGCCGCAACTAAGGCCGGCCCCGGCATCATTTTATCCTTCGTCCTAGCCGCCATCGTCTGTGCGGTGGCCGCAATGTGCTACGCTGAATTCGCTTCGGTGCTGCCGATTGCCGGTTCAGCTTACTCATACGGCAACATCGTCTACGGCGAAATGATTGGTTGGATCATCGGCTGGGCCCTCGTCCTAGAATACGTGCTCGCCGTCGCCACGGTGGCAGTCGGTTGGGCAGCATATTTCAATTCGTTCATTGCTGGCTTCGGACTCAAGTTGCCGAAAGCCATTACTGGTTCGTTTGACCCGGCTCACGGCACTTACATTAACGTCGTCGCAATTTTAATTGTTTGTTTGATTGCTTGGATCATTGACACCGGCTTAAAGACTTCGATTCGTTTGAACAATATTATCGTGGTCGTCAAACTCGCCATTATCGTGTTATTCCTATTGGTCGGTTCATTCTACGTCAAACCAAGCAACTGGACGCCATTTGCACCATTTGGCGGCATGGGGATTCTAAAAGGAGCGGCGGTCGTCTTCTTCGCCTACCTGGGCTTTGACGCCGTCTCGTCATCCGCCGCCGAGGTCAAAAATGCCAAACGCAATATGCCGATTGGGATTATTGGGACGTTGGTGATCTGTACGATTTTCTACATCTTAGTTTCAGGCGTGTTGACTGGGATGGTTTCGTACAAACAACTCAATGTGGACGATGCCGTTGCCTTCGCATTGCAACTCGTTCATCAAAACTTCGTTGCCGGCATCATCTCGATTGGCGCCCTCGCCGGAATGTTCACTATGATGGTCACGATGATTTACAGTAGTTCACGACTACTCTATTCCATCGGCCGGGATGGCCTATTGCCCCGGTTCTTAGGTAAAATTGACAAACATCACGCGCCTAAAAACGCCATGTTGACTGTGACGATCGTCATTTCGATTCTCGGTGGTTTGATTCCACTCGACCAACTCGCTAACCTGGTTAACATCGGGACACTGATTGCATTTGCGTTCGTTTCATTCGGTATCTTGTTACTACGGCGCAATCCAAAGCTTAACCAGATCAAAGGATTCCGGGTGCCATTTTATCCGGTCTTACCAATTATCTCGGGGTTACTGTGCCTCTTCATGATGACCCAACTTTCAGCCGAAACTTGGCTCGCATCACTAGCCTGGTTCGTGCTCGGTCTACTCATCTACTTCGGTTACGGTATCCGTCATAGTCGTATGAATAAGGCGGACGACGAAGCTTAG
- a CDS encoding alcohol dehydrogenase — protein sequence MAAAIDITGQHFGRLTAMYRAGRAKNGNALWFCQCSCGRTCVVDSYVLRHGKTRSCGCLAAEQSRRNIFNNPEVVSRMGDPRNLKIHDHHTDVSSLKKSKRNTSGVVGVSYDKQSHSWVAHFYFKGHYVLNKHFDHFEDAVQARRAIEQQYLLHQE from the coding sequence ATGGCAGCGGCAATCGATATTACCGGGCAACACTTTGGGCGGTTAACAGCGATGTATCGGGCAGGACGGGCGAAAAATGGCAATGCCCTATGGTTTTGTCAGTGTTCGTGTGGGCGCACTTGTGTCGTAGATTCTTACGTTTTGCGCCACGGCAAGACGCGGAGTTGTGGCTGCTTGGCAGCTGAACAGAGTCGGCGCAATATCTTCAATAATCCGGAAGTCGTGTCACGGATGGGTGATCCACGGAATTTGAAGATTCATGACCATCACACGGATGTGAGCTCACTCAAGAAGTCCAAGCGCAACACGAGTGGCGTGGTTGGCGTGAGCTACGACAAGCAGTCGCATTCGTGGGTCGCACACTTTTACTTTAAGGGCCACTATGTCCTCAACAAGCACTTTGACCATTTTGAAGATGCCGTGCAAGCCCGGCGCGCAATTGAACAACAATATTTGTTACATCAGGAGTAA
- a CDS encoding PfkB family carbohydrate kinase, with translation MLVVEDLSAVGGISLSAALPVLTAMQYEVAALPTSLLSTHTSGYGTPAVVDLADWLPRVFQHWTQAELKIDQALIGYLGSVPLCQLVTQYLAQQPLDLLVVDPVLGDLGKLYQGFDQQYVDAMRDLIKHADVILPNTTEAALLTGMPYQESPDLTAILPALQQQLKPGAHAVITDVQRGKEIGCAWLDDHGAVQFYGQPRLPGHYNGTGDTLAAVIAGLLGQGVDLAAALKRANQWLHLAVAETIAQQRTDERQGIALGQLLRAILSVH, from the coding sequence ATGTTAGTTGTCGAGGATTTATCAGCAGTTGGGGGAATCTCGCTGAGTGCGGCTTTACCGGTGTTAACGGCGATGCAATACGAAGTCGCAGCATTACCGACTAGTTTATTATCAACGCATACAAGTGGTTACGGGACACCGGCCGTGGTCGACTTAGCGGATTGGTTGCCACGGGTTTTTCAACATTGGACGCAGGCTGAATTGAAGATTGACCAGGCGTTGATTGGCTATTTAGGTTCGGTACCGCTATGTCAATTAGTGACGCAGTATTTGGCCCAACAACCGTTAGACTTATTAGTGGTCGACCCAGTTTTAGGCGACTTAGGCAAACTGTATCAGGGCTTTGATCAGCAGTATGTCGACGCGATGCGCGATTTGATCAAACACGCGGATGTCATTTTACCAAATACGACTGAAGCGGCGTTGTTGACGGGGATGCCGTATCAAGAAAGTCCCGATTTAACGGCCATCTTGCCAGCGCTACAACAGCAACTAAAGCCCGGGGCACATGCGGTTATTACGGATGTCCAGCGGGGTAAAGAGATCGGCTGTGCGTGGCTAGATGATCACGGCGCGGTTCAATTCTATGGTCAGCCACGGTTACCCGGTCACTATAATGGCACCGGCGACACGCTCGCAGCGGTGATTGCGGGACTGTTAGGGCAGGGCGTCGACTTAGCGGCTGCCTTGAAGCGGGCCAATCAGTGGTTGCATCTTGCAGTCGCCGAAACGATTGCGCAGCAGCGAACTGATGAGCGCCAAGGGATTGCCTTGGGCCAACTGCTTCGTGCAATTTTGAGCGTTCATTGA
- a CDS encoding bis(5'-nucleosyl)-tetraphosphatase, with product MSTEVASGAVVYQQKDGHPAYLLLQSATSDFWGFPKGHVEGNETLAETAKREIREETQIDATLDTNFKVYTEYDLPNGNLKQVTLFVSEVPSGVVVTRQKAEISAIGWFDYAAARERLTYDNLKKMLDQANAYIEQHL from the coding sequence ATGAGTACAGAAGTAGCAAGTGGCGCGGTCGTCTATCAGCAAAAAGACGGTCATCCCGCTTATTTATTATTGCAGAGCGCAACCAGTGATTTCTGGGGGTTCCCTAAGGGGCACGTTGAAGGCAACGAGACTTTAGCGGAAACAGCCAAACGCGAAATTCGTGAGGAGACGCAGATCGACGCGACGTTAGATACGAATTTTAAAGTGTACACTGAGTACGATTTACCAAACGGCAATTTGAAGCAAGTGACCCTATTTGTCAGTGAAGTGCCGAGTGGCGTGGTGGTGACGCGGCAAAAAGCTGAGATCAGTGCGATTGGCTGGTTTGACTATGCCGCAGCCCGCGAACGACTGACTTACGATAACTTGAAAAAAATGCTGGACCAGGCGAATGCGTACATTGAACAACACCTGTAA
- a CDS encoding guanylate kinase has product MTKQRIFVITGPTGSGKTTVSHYLWSQYQIPQVITHTTRAPREGEVSGRDYYFETPASFATKHYLEHVTYSGNQYGSSREGLAAAWERSPLISIVLDTAGAITYARELGEQAVVIYLEVADQEALIERLTKRGDQPSRIQKRVASEEYLRDQALPAGLVGHAHVLVNDEWQATQRQLDQLVAEYGAPNAVSKD; this is encoded by the coding sequence TTGACAAAGCAACGCATCTTTGTGATTACTGGCCCGACTGGGAGTGGCAAGACAACGGTCAGCCATTACTTGTGGTCGCAGTATCAGATTCCGCAAGTTATCACTCATACCACCCGGGCACCGCGAGAAGGCGAAGTGAGTGGCCGTGATTATTACTTTGAAACGCCGGCTAGTTTTGCAACCAAACATTACCTCGAACACGTCACATACAGTGGCAATCAATACGGGTCTTCACGGGAAGGCTTAGCGGCCGCCTGGGAACGCTCGCCATTAATTAGTATCGTCTTGGATACCGCGGGCGCGATTACTTATGCCCGTGAGTTAGGTGAGCAAGCCGTCGTGATTTACCTGGAAGTTGCGGACCAAGAAGCACTGATTGAGCGGTTGACTAAGCGTGGTGACCAACCAAGCCGGATCCAAAAACGGGTCGCCAGTGAGGAATATTTACGGGACCAAGCGTTGCCAGCCGGGTTAGTCGGGCACGCACACGTGTTGGTCAATGATGAGTGGCAGGCCACACAACGTCAACTGGACCAACTAGTGGCAGAGTATGGTGCGCCGAATGCCGTTTCTAAGGACTAG
- a CDS encoding Fur family transcriptional regulator: METPIEQAVAILRRNQLKITKQRQALLDYLVTYQDHYVAISEVDEHMRTLFSGMSHNTIYRNIKEFETLGLLELKAQANQTLVKYQCDFKHQHHHHFVCSNCGKVTELEACPLDEYEAQLPGCTITGHRIEIYGLCADCTKKQALNS, encoded by the coding sequence ATGGAAACACCAATTGAACAAGCCGTCGCGATTTTACGCCGTAATCAACTCAAGATTACCAAGCAGCGGCAAGCACTTTTAGATTATCTGGTCACCTATCAGGACCATTACGTCGCCATCTCGGAAGTCGATGAGCATATGCGTACGCTATTTTCAGGGATGAGCCACAATACCATTTATCGAAATATCAAGGAATTTGAAACGTTGGGCCTACTCGAATTGAAAGCCCAGGCGAATCAGACGCTCGTGAAATATCAGTGTGACTTCAAGCACCAGCACCATCATCATTTTGTGTGCTCGAACTGTGGCAAGGTCACGGAACTCGAGGCTTGTCCGCTGGATGAATACGAAGCGCAACTGCCTGGTTGCACGATTACCGGGCATCGAATCGAGATTTATGGGTTGTGTGCGGACTGTACGAAAAAACAAGCGTTGAATAGCTGA
- a CDS encoding DUF6681 family protein yields MFSILDMINHALGYVNVNVKIKNQIYIGIGIAGNLYLGYVAIRLMQNGAWLRGILYMLVFLALIYFITLNVIYYFTNKTAKYDLSPKIEKLLGGKPKEALAAEQQAQNNQQQPYIPANGIFDGQELLPATVKTSYIEQENVHQIVDQLQAANIVRLDYGGMSDDAVIQQAQATGEPVYAIGQGIQIPFSQLKLENHRLVIYAGINQMDQSPVGHITKVGLTDVHDAHEDYKLYLASTVITGGMSKIAGRTSAIEQPGDYQVTAQVAYEDRQG; encoded by the coding sequence ATGTTTAGTATTTTAGATATGATTAATCATGCGTTGGGGTACGTCAACGTCAATGTTAAGATTAAAAATCAAATTTATATTGGCATTGGTATCGCTGGTAACCTGTATTTGGGCTACGTCGCCATCCGCTTGATGCAAAACGGTGCGTGGTTACGCGGTATCCTCTACATGTTAGTCTTCTTGGCGTTGATTTACTTTATTACGTTAAACGTGATTTATTACTTTACTAATAAGACAGCCAAGTATGATTTATCACCGAAAATTGAAAAATTGTTAGGCGGTAAACCAAAGGAAGCGTTGGCCGCTGAACAGCAAGCTCAAAATAATCAGCAACAACCCTACATTCCGGCCAATGGGATTTTTGATGGTCAGGAATTATTGCCGGCCACGGTCAAAACGTCGTATATCGAACAGGAAAATGTGCATCAAATCGTCGATCAGTTGCAAGCGGCTAATATCGTGCGGTTGGATTACGGCGGCATGAGTGACGATGCGGTCATCCAGCAGGCTCAGGCCACTGGCGAGCCGGTATATGCGATTGGGCAGGGGATTCAGATCCCATTTTCACAACTGAAATTGGAAAACCACCGCTTGGTCATCTATGCGGGTATCAACCAGATGGACCAGTCACCGGTCGGGCATATTACGAAGGTCGGCTTGACGGATGTCCACGATGCCCATGAGGACTACAAGCTGTATCTTGCTTCAACAGTGATCACGGGCGGCATGAGCAAAATCGCAGGTCGGACCTCAGCCATCGAGCAGCCAGGTGATTACCAGGTCACGGCGCAGGTGGCGTATGAGGATAGGCAAGGGTAA
- a CDS encoding HAD family hydrolase — translation MEGTIIMTYQALMFDIDGTLTNSQPAYTTVMREVLATYGKPFSDAQAQKTFPMAAEQAMAELGIAASEFDHFQAQYEDVMASHYDEIDLYPGITTLFERLPADLRLGIVTSQRRNELESGMRNYPFMMRMTVTISADDTERRKPDPQPLLTALGMVNVAPKNALFIGDSLSDEQTAHAANVDFGLASWGMDPNAEHVHVAHRFEQPLDILELFK, via the coding sequence TTGGAAGGAACGATTATTATGACTTACCAGGCACTGATGTTTGATATTGACGGGACGTTAACGAATAGTCAACCAGCCTACACGACGGTGATGCGGGAAGTTTTGGCAACTTATGGCAAACCGTTCAGCGATGCGCAGGCCCAAAAGACTTTTCCGATGGCCGCTGAACAAGCGATGGCTGAGCTCGGTATTGCTGCCAGCGAATTCGACCATTTTCAGGCACAGTATGAAGATGTGATGGCGAGTCATTACGATGAAATCGACCTTTATCCAGGCATCACGACCTTGTTCGAACGACTGCCTGCGGACTTGCGCCTCGGTATCGTGACCTCACAACGCCGCAATGAACTTGAAAGCGGGATGCGCAACTATCCGTTCATGATGCGGATGACCGTGACCATCAGTGCCGACGATACTGAGCGACGTAAACCTGACCCACAGCCATTGTTAACGGCACTCGGCATGGTCAACGTTGCGCCAAAAAACGCCCTCTTCATCGGCGATTCGCTGAGTGACGAACAAACGGCCCACGCCGCCAACGTCGACTTCGGTTTAGCCTCCTGGGGCATGGACCCGAATGCGGAACACGTGCATGTGGCGCACCGGTTTGAACAACCATTAGATATTTTGGAACTCTTTAAGTAA
- a CDS encoding aminotransferase class I/II-fold pyridoxal phosphate-dependent enzyme, giving the protein MSINAETLVQQMNHEIAAIQPSDILAFNAEIASIPGIVRLTLGEPDFNTPEHVKQAAIKSIENDESHYAPSNGTMALRTAAADFLAKKYDVHYDPASEVIITAGATGGIYTALSSILNPGDEVLIPTPIFPLYIAIVKLAGATPVFMDTSKNGFVLSPEQLQQTLNDHPKTKAVVLNFPSNPTGVTYRHNDLKALAAVLADQPIFVLSDEIYSELTYGERHESIASYLPEQTILLNGVSKSHAMTGWRIGIMCAPKAITTQLGKIHQFTVTSTTTNAQAAATEALKNGLDDAQQMKREYQARRDYLYDALNQLGFKSAKPEGAFYLFSKIPAGLPQDSMAFCRELAHEARVALIPGSSFGPGGEGYVRISYAASMADLKTAVERISQYVASKAQEAK; this is encoded by the coding sequence ATGTCAATTAATGCAGAAACACTCGTCCAACAAATGAATCATGAAATCGCGGCGATTCAGCCGTCTGATATTTTAGCCTTCAACGCCGAGATCGCGTCGATCCCCGGCATCGTTCGTTTAACACTCGGTGAACCAGATTTCAATACACCGGAACACGTTAAGCAGGCCGCGATTAAGAGTATCGAAAACGATGAAAGTCACTATGCGCCTTCGAATGGGACGATGGCGTTACGAACTGCGGCAGCCGACTTCTTAGCGAAAAAATACGATGTGCATTATGACCCAGCAAGCGAAGTGATTATTACCGCGGGGGCGACTGGCGGCATTTACACGGCGTTAAGTTCAATTTTGAATCCTGGCGATGAAGTCTTGATTCCGACGCCCATCTTCCCATTGTACATTGCCATCGTGAAGTTGGCGGGCGCCACGCCGGTATTTATGGATACGTCCAAGAACGGCTTCGTGCTCTCGCCAGAACAATTACAACAGACGCTCAACGACCATCCTAAGACCAAAGCCGTCGTCTTGAACTTCCCATCGAACCCCACTGGTGTGACGTATCGGCATAATGATTTGAAGGCGTTGGCGGCTGTCTTAGCGGACCAACCAATCTTCGTTTTATCAGATGAAATCTACAGTGAACTGACCTATGGGGAGCGGCATGAATCGATTGCATCTTACTTACCAGAGCAGACGATTTTACTAAACGGGGTCTCAAAGTCACACGCGATGACCGGCTGGCGGATTGGCATCATGTGTGCGCCTAAGGCAATTACGACCCAACTGGGAAAGATTCATCAATTCACGGTGACTTCGACGACCACCAATGCCCAAGCTGCCGCGACGGAAGCACTCAAAAATGGCCTCGATGACGCGCAACAAATGAAGCGCGAATACCAGGCCCGTCGCGATTACTTGTACGACGCGTTAAATCAACTGGGCTTCAAATCTGCCAAACCAGAAGGGGCATTCTACCTATTCAGTAAGATTCCGGCCGGGTTGCCACAAGACAGTATGGCATTCTGTCGTGAATTAGCTCATGAGGCGCGCGTCGCATTGATTCCCGGAAGTTCATTTGGCCCTGGTGGTGAAGGCTACGTTCGCATCAGTTATGCCGCATCCATGGCCGATTTGAAGACGGCCGTTGAACGAATCAGTCAATACGTTGCCAGCAAAGCACAGGAGGCCAAGTAA
- a CDS encoding D-2-hydroxyacid dehydrogenase, with protein MKILMYSVRDDEQDAIQAWAAAHQIQVDTNDLEFHPDTAGLVKGYDGLVIQQRSPIGGDASLYQDLAAAGLKQLTSRTAGVDTIDIPAAKAAGLVVTNVPAYSPNSVAEMSVAQTMRLIRNLELFDQRIGQQNFQWAGLQAREIRSLTVGIIGAGRIGGTAARLFHGLGAKVIAYDVVRHPELTDVLTYVDTKEDLLRQSDVVDLHVDLNPTSQGLIDAAALKVMKSDAYIINASRGPVIVTADLVAALKAGEIAGCALDTVEGENELFNQDHQGEVLQDTNVAQLMQMPNVIITPHVGFYTNLAVKNMVEISLDDVVTILNGGTSEHAF; from the coding sequence ATGAAAATTTTAATGTATAGTGTTCGCGATGACGAACAGGATGCCATTCAAGCGTGGGCTGCAGCACACCAAATTCAGGTCGATACCAATGACTTAGAATTCCACCCGGATACTGCAGGCTTGGTCAAGGGTTACGATGGCCTCGTCATTCAACAACGGAGTCCAATTGGCGGCGATGCTAGTTTGTATCAGGATTTGGCTGCGGCTGGGTTGAAACAATTGACCAGTCGGACGGCCGGGGTCGATACGATCGATATTCCCGCTGCCAAGGCTGCCGGGTTAGTGGTCACCAACGTACCGGCTTATTCGCCGAATTCAGTTGCTGAAATGTCGGTGGCACAAACGATGCGTTTGATTCGGAACTTGGAACTGTTTGACCAACGTATCGGCCAACAGAACTTCCAGTGGGCGGGGTTGCAAGCACGTGAAATCCGGTCGTTAACCGTTGGCATTATTGGCGCTGGTCGAATCGGTGGGACAGCAGCCCGCTTGTTCCACGGTCTCGGCGCTAAGGTGATTGCCTACGATGTCGTACGGCATCCTGAGTTAACCGACGTTTTGACCTACGTCGATACTAAGGAAGACTTGTTACGGCAGTCGGATGTGGTCGACTTGCATGTGGACCTCAATCCAACGTCGCAAGGTTTAATTGACGCAGCGGCGTTAAAAGTCATGAAGTCGGATGCCTACATTATTAACGCCTCACGGGGGCCAGTCATTGTGACGGCTGACCTGGTCGCAGCCTTAAAAGCAGGCGAAATCGCGGGCTGTGCGCTGGATACGGTCGAAGGTGAAAATGAGTTGTTCAACCAAGACCATCAGGGCGAAGTATTGCAAGATACCAACGTGGCGCAACTCATGCAGATGCCGAACGTGATCATTACGCCACATGTCGGCTTCTACACGAATCTGGCGGTCAAAAACATGGTCGAGATTAGTTTGGATGACGTCGTGACGATTCTGAACGGTGGCACGAGTGAACATGCCTTTTAA